In Paenibacillus phoenicis, one genomic interval encodes:
- a CDS encoding methyl-accepting chemotaxis protein, translated as MKKLRGGRHWNSVGLKMFVIVFAAVVVLSVVLGFSSYRASREIIREQVASASTQAVEQAADKLDFLFEQYEATSRQLAVDQTLRSDLETVNQPGIGTVVKTQAEDRIRKKLDALKSADERLQGVRLVSKDLEDVKSYKSSGVSSVRTDEAVEIRVKEVLEATGEPVWFPALQKGFFNAYTEPTITMARLLRNINHPEAEYILLFEIKAQALGDILGNLQIGKTGQVRVLTADNRIVHANDSALLETESIIKVDAKRAESGESSFQAPDEQGVQQLVVFRPLKTVDWRIVGYAPESDFLSATDRLLVVMLFVLLGAVVVAALIGYFLVRMVGRPLEQLCRLMEEGERGNLQVRTNFKGHDEIGRLGHSFNRMLEQISRLVDRTNDSAVELLATAENLTKASRDTSQTAAEIAQATGEIAAGAESLAVEADKGTETAEQIGNQMSRVARLNAAMDDSAGRVIEVSRNGEAHMEELVEKTEAVSRMTARLEENSAKLSRSTQSIRSILAPMVEMTKQTNILSLNASIEASRAGAAGKGFMVIAGEIRELAAASGESIQTVSAITEEIQEAIGQTVEVLTGIAPLFAAQTEAVKEAAGIFQNVKGEMERFVTEIRSSSASVQELLQSQATLQDFVDTVSSVVEQTSASTEEVASMSQEQHRVSAELVELSARLEELAGQLQRSLSAFQGEGAASH; from the coding sequence ATGAAGAAGCTTCGCGGTGGGCGGCACTGGAATTCCGTGGGCCTAAAGATGTTTGTGATCGTATTTGCGGCAGTCGTGGTGTTGTCGGTGGTGCTGGGGTTCAGCTCTTACCGGGCGTCCAGGGAGATCATCCGGGAGCAAGTGGCTTCCGCCTCCACTCAGGCGGTGGAGCAGGCAGCGGACAAGCTCGACTTCCTGTTCGAACAATATGAGGCTACGTCGCGGCAATTGGCCGTTGATCAGACGCTGCGGAGCGATCTGGAGACGGTGAACCAGCCGGGAATCGGAACCGTTGTGAAGACGCAAGCCGAGGACCGGATCCGCAAGAAGCTTGACGCGTTGAAGAGTGCCGATGAACGTCTTCAGGGAGTGCGTCTTGTTTCTAAGGACTTGGAAGACGTGAAGTCGTACAAATCTTCAGGGGTCAGTTCGGTGCGTACGGATGAGGCGGTGGAAATCCGGGTGAAGGAGGTATTGGAAGCAACCGGCGAGCCCGTGTGGTTCCCGGCGTTACAGAAGGGCTTCTTTAACGCTTATACCGAGCCGACGATCACGATGGCCCGCTTGCTGCGGAATATCAATCACCCGGAGGCTGAGTACATCCTGCTGTTTGAGATTAAGGCGCAGGCTCTGGGGGATATTTTGGGCAACCTGCAAATCGGGAAAACCGGTCAGGTGCGGGTACTTACCGCCGATAACCGGATTGTCCATGCGAACGATTCCGCTCTCCTGGAGACGGAATCCATAATTAAGGTAGATGCCAAACGGGCGGAATCGGGGGAAAGCTCGTTCCAGGCGCCAGACGAGCAAGGAGTTCAGCAACTGGTCGTGTTCCGGCCGCTGAAAACGGTCGACTGGCGGATTGTTGGATATGCTCCGGAGAGCGACTTTTTGAGTGCGACGGATCGGCTGCTTGTCGTCATGTTGTTCGTGCTTCTGGGCGCCGTGGTCGTTGCGGCTCTGATCGGCTATTTCCTGGTGCGCATGGTCGGCCGGCCCTTGGAGCAGCTGTGCCGATTAATGGAGGAAGGCGAACGCGGAAATTTGCAGGTGCGTACCAACTTTAAAGGGCATGACGAGATCGGTCGGCTGGGACACAGCTTCAACCGGATGCTGGAGCAAATTTCACGGCTGGTGGACCGGACAAATGATTCCGCCGTGGAGCTGCTGGCTACGGCGGAGAATCTGACGAAGGCATCGCGCGATACGTCGCAGACCGCCGCCGAGATTGCGCAGGCGACCGGAGAAATCGCCGCCGGAGCTGAAAGCTTGGCCGTGGAGGCGGACAAGGGCACCGAGACAGCGGAGCAGATTGGCAATCAAATGAGCCGGGTGGCTCGTCTGAACGCAGCGATGGACGATTCGGCCGGACGTGTCATCGAGGTCAGCCGCAATGGGGAAGCGCATATGGAGGAACTGGTGGAGAAGACGGAAGCCGTGTCGCGGATGACGGCGCGGTTAGAGGAGAATTCGGCGAAGCTCAGCCGAAGCACCCAATCGATCCGCTCGATCCTTGCCCCTATGGTGGAGATGACCAAGCAAACGAACATTTTGTCGTTAAATGCTTCGATCGAAGCGTCCCGTGCCGGGGCAGCCGGCAAAGGTTTTATGGTCATTGCCGGGGAGATCCGCGAGCTGGCAGCCGCTTCGGGGGAATCGATCCAAACCGTATCGGCGATCACCGAGGAAATCCAGGAGGCAATAGGACAAACGGTGGAGGTGTTGACGGGAATTGCGCCGCTGTTTGCGGCACAAACCGAGGCCGTCAAAGAAGCAGCCGGCATCTTCCAGAACGTTAAAGGGGAGATGGAGCGGTTCGTGACGGAGATCCGAAGCTCGTCGGCCTCCGTTCAGGAGCTGTTGCAATCGCAAGCGACCCTGCAGGATTTTGTGGACACGGTCAGCTCGGTTGTGGAGCAAACCAGCGCCTCCACCGAAGAGGTAGCCTCTATGTCTCAAGAGCAGCATCGGGTCAGCGCCGAGTTGGTTGAACTGTCGGCTCGTCTGGAGGAACTGGCGGGGCAACTGCAGCGTTCGCTCAGCGCGTTCCAGGGTGAAGGCGCGGCGAGTCATTAA
- a CDS encoding alpha-amylase family glycosyl hydrolase, whose product MQTPSLLQRTKLRRNGSAVPLLPPHLLRILILLLVLLPMLLAGCTDTPGSKSTASEPKGNSNYTAATSPNPPEGGKAAAPNAVDSQPSTVFYEIFVRSFADSDGDGIGDFKGLISKLDYLNDGNPDTDTDLGIGGIWLMPINPSPSYHGYDVTNYRDINPDYGTMDDFRTFLNEAHKRGIKVIMDLVVNHTSKEHPWFTQSAADPNSPYRDWYVWAEDQGRAVSGTSAAGSGNPWHSLNGGHYLGIFWDGMPDLNLDNPEVRKEMIEIGQFWLEQGVDGFRLDAAKHIYEDLLTDKSQETTNKNVAWWQEFRSGLSEVKPDAYLVGEIWDPSAALISSYLDKALDSGFNFSLAETILSSVKNEKDANIPFTLERTYKLYNEKSGGNFVDATFLTNHDQNRVMTQLEGDVPHAKMAASLLLTLPGNPYIYYGEEIGMFGAKPDELIREPMRWTPDDSEGQTTWEPAKNNAGIKGLSVSEQTGDSASLLSHYRQLIRMRNDIPALRDGAIQEYTTDQPGITAFVRLTEDQAVLVAHNLTGQELTVSLDPNQADGKSFTKLLAETGEGASLSGNTLTLPAYSTAVLE is encoded by the coding sequence ATGCAAACCCCAAGTCTTCTTCAGCGAACGAAGCTGCGGCGAAATGGAAGCGCTGTCCCGTTGCTTCCCCCGCACCTGCTTCGGATCCTGATCCTGCTCTTGGTGCTGCTGCCGATGCTGCTTGCCGGCTGTACCGATACACCGGGCAGTAAGAGCACCGCCTCGGAACCAAAAGGGAATTCCAACTATACAGCAGCCACAAGCCCGAACCCCCCTGAAGGCGGGAAAGCCGCTGCACCTAATGCGGTGGATTCCCAACCCTCTACGGTTTTTTATGAAATTTTTGTCCGTTCCTTTGCCGACTCGGACGGCGACGGCATTGGGGATTTCAAGGGGCTGATCAGCAAGCTCGACTACTTAAATGATGGGAACCCGGATACGGATACCGACCTGGGGATTGGCGGCATCTGGCTGATGCCGATTAATCCTTCGCCAAGCTATCACGGTTATGACGTCACCAACTACAGGGACATCAATCCGGATTACGGGACGATGGACGACTTCCGTACGTTTTTGAATGAGGCCCATAAGCGCGGGATAAAGGTCATTATGGATCTGGTCGTCAATCATACCAGCAAAGAGCATCCGTGGTTCACCCAATCAGCTGCCGATCCAAACAGCCCGTACCGGGATTGGTACGTTTGGGCCGAGGATCAAGGCCGTGCTGTGTCCGGCACCAGTGCCGCCGGAAGCGGCAACCCTTGGCATAGCCTGAACGGCGGCCATTACCTCGGAATCTTCTGGGACGGGATGCCGGATCTCAACCTCGATAACCCGGAAGTACGGAAAGAAATGATCGAGATCGGACAATTCTGGCTGGAGCAAGGCGTGGATGGGTTCCGCCTGGATGCAGCGAAGCATATCTACGAGGATTTGCTGACCGACAAGAGCCAAGAAACCACGAACAAAAATGTGGCTTGGTGGCAGGAGTTCCGCAGCGGGCTCAGCGAAGTCAAGCCGGACGCCTATCTCGTTGGCGAGATCTGGGATCCTTCCGCAGCGCTGATCTCCTCCTATCTGGACAAAGCCTTGGATTCCGGGTTTAACTTCAGCCTGGCCGAAACGATCCTCAGCAGCGTCAAGAACGAAAAGGACGCGAACATTCCTTTTACGCTGGAGCGCACGTATAAGCTGTACAATGAAAAATCCGGCGGCAACTTCGTCGACGCTACGTTCTTGACCAACCATGACCAGAACCGGGTCATGACCCAGCTGGAGGGAGATGTGCCGCACGCGAAGATGGCCGCGAGCCTGCTGCTCACGCTTCCCGGCAATCCGTACATCTATTACGGCGAGGAAATTGGCATGTTTGGGGCGAAGCCTGACGAGCTGATTCGCGAGCCGATGCGTTGGACGCCGGACGACAGCGAAGGCCAAACGACCTGGGAGCCCGCCAAAAACAATGCCGGCATCAAGGGCCTCAGCGTAAGCGAGCAAACCGGCGACTCCGCCTCCCTGCTGTCGCATTATCGCCAGTTGATCCGGATGCGCAACGATATTCCGGCGCTAAGGGACGGAGCAATCCAGGAATATACAACGGATCAGCCGGGAATCACCGCGTTTGTTCGCTTGACAGAAGACCAGGCGGTGCTCGTCGCTCACAACTTAACCGGTCAAGAGCTCACGGTCTCCTTGGATCCGAATCAAGCAGACGGCAAGAGCTTCACCAAGCTGTTGGCGGAAACAGGCGAAGGCGCCAGCCTCAGCGGCAATACGCTGACGCTGCCTGCGTATTCAACAGCGGTATTAGAATAG
- a CDS encoding L-cystine transporter, producing MDTLRIIINVAVMLVLIGVLIWMQKKHISFTKRVFTGLGLGLVFGVILQVSYGAGSEVIAKSTDWFNLAGRGYVGLLQMVVIPLIMVSIISAIMNLKGKQNLGKMSGLIIAVLLITTAIAASVSIVTSLSFDLKAIEIEAGEREQARGAALEDRLGTVEDKTIPQQVLDFIPTNPFADMTGARSTSTLAVVIFSAFIGVAVLGLDKKKPEQADTFRKMVEAVYTVVMRIVTLVLRLTPYGILALITNVAATTNAEEILKLIKFVGASYVALIVMFIIHLILLAAFGYNPIQYVRKVFPTLVFAFTSRSSAATIPLNVETQTKRLGVPEGIANLSASFGATIGQNGCAGIYPAMLAVMIAPTVGINPMSWDFILTLILVVTISSFGVAGVGGGATFASLIVLSTMNLPVALAGLLISVEPLIDMGRTALNVNDSITAGVITGKILGENDTEAFKRDVDLDAVTA from the coding sequence ATGGATACCTTGCGTATTATCATTAATGTAGCCGTTATGCTCGTGCTGATCGGCGTTCTGATTTGGATGCAGAAGAAGCACATATCCTTTACCAAGCGGGTGTTTACCGGACTGGGGCTTGGGCTCGTGTTTGGAGTTATCCTGCAGGTGTCCTACGGCGCCGGCTCTGAGGTTATCGCGAAATCAACCGACTGGTTTAACCTGGCTGGGCGTGGTTACGTCGGGCTACTGCAGATGGTTGTTATTCCGCTGATCATGGTTTCGATTATTTCGGCAATCATGAATTTGAAGGGGAAACAAAACTTAGGTAAAATGAGCGGTCTGATCATCGCGGTATTGCTGATTACGACGGCGATTGCGGCCAGCGTCAGCATCGTGACCAGCTTGAGCTTCGATCTGAAGGCAATTGAAATCGAGGCAGGCGAACGGGAGCAGGCGCGCGGGGCGGCACTTGAAGACCGGCTGGGCACAGTGGAAGATAAGACAATTCCGCAGCAGGTGCTCGACTTCATTCCTACCAATCCGTTTGCGGATATGACCGGTGCGCGGAGCACCTCGACTTTGGCGGTCGTGATTTTCTCGGCATTTATCGGGGTAGCGGTACTTGGACTCGATAAGAAAAAGCCTGAGCAGGCGGATACGTTCCGCAAAATGGTCGAAGCGGTTTACACCGTTGTGATGCGGATCGTTACGTTGGTTCTGCGCTTGACGCCTTATGGGATTTTGGCGTTGATCACGAACGTCGCTGCTACGACCAACGCCGAAGAGATTTTGAAGCTGATCAAGTTCGTGGGAGCTTCGTATGTGGCGCTGATCGTGATGTTCATCATTCACCTGATTCTGTTGGCCGCCTTTGGCTACAATCCAATTCAGTATGTACGTAAAGTGTTCCCGACGCTGGTATTTGCGTTTACCTCGCGTTCGAGTGCGGCAACGATTCCGTTGAACGTGGAGACGCAAACGAAACGTCTGGGCGTTCCAGAAGGAATCGCCAACTTGTCGGCTTCGTTTGGTGCAACGATCGGACAAAACGGCTGCGCCGGGATTTACCCAGCAATGCTGGCTGTTATGATCGCTCCGACCGTTGGGATCAACCCGATGAGCTGGGACTTTATCCTGACGTTGATCCTGGTTGTAACGATCAGTTCGTTTGGGGTTGCCGGCGTTGGCGGCGGGGCTACGTTCGCTTCGCTGATCGTTCTGTCGACAATGAACCTGCCGGTTGCTTTGGCGGGTCTCTTGATCTCCGTCGAGCCGCTGATCGATATGGGCCGGACGGCGCTGAACGTCAACGATTCGATCACCGCTGGCGTAATCACCGGCAAGATTCTGGGCGAGAACGACACCGAGGCGTTCAAACGCGACGTGGACTTGGACGCTGTGACTGCTTAA